From a region of the Acinetobacter calcoaceticus genome:
- the benC gene encoding benzoate 1,2-dioxygenase electron transfer component BenC — MSNHNVALQFEDGVTRFINVAQGETLSDAAYRQKINIPLDCRDGACGTCRAFCESGHYDMLEETYIEDALTPEEAEQGYILACQCRPTSDAVFQIQASSDVCKTAIHSFQGTLARVENLSDSTITFDIQLDEGQPDIHFLAGQYVNVAIPETGETRSYSFSSKPGNRLTGFVVRNVPNGKMSEFLSKNAQAGDKMTFTGPFGSFYLRNVARPVLMLAGGTGIAPFMSMLQVLEEKGSEQPVRLVFGVTNDFDLVALEKLNELQAKFPWFEYRTVVASPESQHERKGYVTGHIESEWLNGGDVDVYLCGPVPMVEAVRGWLETENIKPTNFLFEKFSAN; from the coding sequence ATGTCAAACCACAATGTTGCACTTCAATTTGAAGATGGTGTTACACGTTTCATTAACGTCGCTCAGGGCGAAACCCTATCTGACGCAGCCTATCGCCAAAAAATTAATATTCCTTTGGATTGCCGTGATGGTGCATGTGGAACTTGCCGCGCATTTTGCGAGTCAGGTCATTATGACATGCTAGAAGAAACCTATATTGAAGATGCATTAACACCAGAAGAAGCCGAGCAAGGTTATATTCTTGCTTGCCAATGTCGCCCGACTTCAGACGCCGTATTCCAGATTCAAGCATCGTCTGATGTTTGCAAAACAGCAATTCATAGCTTCCAAGGCACATTAGCCCGCGTTGAAAACCTATCAGACTCAACCATCACATTTGATATTCAACTTGATGAAGGCCAACCGGATATTCATTTCCTTGCAGGTCAGTATGTGAATGTTGCAATTCCAGAAACTGGCGAAACACGTTCATATTCATTTAGCTCAAAACCCGGCAACCGTTTAACTGGCTTTGTGGTACGTAACGTACCGAATGGCAAAATGAGTGAATTCTTGAGTAAAAATGCCCAAGCTGGCGACAAAATGACATTTACGGGTCCATTCGGTAGCTTCTATTTACGTAATGTAGCGCGTCCTGTGCTTATGCTGGCAGGCGGTACTGGCATTGCCCCATTTATGTCGATGTTACAAGTGCTTGAAGAAAAAGGTTCAGAACAGCCTGTTCGTTTAGTCTTTGGCGTAACCAATGACTTTGACTTAGTTGCCTTAGAAAAACTCAATGAATTACAGGCGAAATTCCCATGGTTTGAATATCGAACTGTAGTTGCAAGCCCTGAGAGTCAGCATGAACGTAAAGGCTATGTGACTGGTCATATTGAAAGTGAATGGTTAAACGGTGGCGATGTCGATGTTTATTTGTGTGGTCCAGTGCCAATGGTTGAAGCTGTACGTGGGTGGTTAGAAACTGAAAATATCAAACCTACTAACTTCCTGTTTGAAAAATTCTCTGCGAATTAA
- a CDS encoding 1,6-dihydroxycyclohexa-2,4-diene-1-carboxylate dehydrogenase has protein sequence MSNRQRFTDKVVIVTGSAQGIGRGVALQVAAEGGQVVMADRSEYVEEVLKEIQSTGGDAVTLNADLETYAGAQAVVAKAIEHYGRVDILINNVGGAIWMKPFEEFSEEEIIKEVNRSLFPTLWCCRAVLPAMIKQQSGVIVNVSSIATRGINRIPYSASKGGVNALTASLAFEHAKDGIRVNAVATGGTEAPPRKVPRNANPLSQNEKDWMQQVVDQTVDRTFMGRYGTIHEQVNAILFLASDDASYMTGSVIPVGGGDQG, from the coding sequence ATGTCAAACCGTCAAAGATTTACTGATAAAGTCGTGATTGTTACGGGTAGTGCCCAAGGTATTGGTCGCGGCGTGGCACTACAAGTCGCAGCTGAAGGCGGCCAAGTCGTCATGGCTGACCGCTCTGAATATGTTGAAGAAGTTCTCAAAGAAATTCAGAGTACAGGTGGTGATGCTGTTACGCTTAATGCCGACCTTGAAACATATGCGGGCGCACAAGCGGTTGTTGCAAAAGCCATTGAACACTATGGTCGGGTAGATATCCTGATTAATAATGTAGGCGGCGCGATCTGGATGAAACCTTTTGAAGAGTTTTCTGAAGAAGAGATCATTAAGGAAGTGAACCGCTCACTGTTTCCAACTTTATGGTGCTGCCGAGCTGTGTTGCCAGCCATGATTAAGCAACAATCGGGTGTTATTGTAAATGTATCTTCAATTGCAACTCGTGGTATTAATCGCATTCCCTACTCTGCATCTAAAGGGGGGGTAAATGCTTTAACAGCATCGCTTGCTTTTGAACATGCTAAAGACGGGATTCGAGTCAATGCCGTTGCGACTGGTGGAACCGAAGCACCACCTCGCAAAGTACCACGTAACGCCAACCCACTCAGTCAAAATGAAAAAGACTGGATGCAGCAAGTGGTAGATCAAACTGTAGATCGAACATTTATGGGGCGTTATGGCACAATTCATGAACAAGTAAATGCAATTTTATTTCTCGCATCAGATGATGCATCTTATATGACTGGATCAGTCATTCCAGTCGGAGGTGGAGATCAGGGTTAA